A genomic stretch from Amycolatopsis sp. 195334CR includes:
- the metH gene encoding methionine synthase: MTDRVRALREALASRVVVADGAMGTMLQEQNPTMADFDQLEGCNEVLNVTRPDIVRSVHEAYFAVGVDCVETNTFGTNLAALGEYEIAHRIFELAEAGARIARQVADEFAADGRPRWVLGSIGPGTKLPTLGHAAYANLRDAYRDNAAGLISGGADALLVETTQDLLQTKAAVIGAKRALAEAGADLPLIVQVTVETTGTMLLGSEIGAALTALEPLGIDMIGLNCATGPAEMSEHLRYLARHARTRVSAMPNAGLPVLGSNGAHYPLSPAELADAHEAFIRDYGLSLVGGCCGTTPEHLRQVVERVRDLRPTPRDPRPEPGAASLYQTVPFRQDTTYLAIGERTNANGSKKFREAMLEGRWDDCVELAREQIREGAHLLDLCVDYVGRDGVADMAEVAGRFATSSTLPIVLDSTEPAVLQAGLEKLGGRAVINSVNYEDGDGPDSRFAKITALAVEHGAALIALTIDEEGQARTPEHKVAVAERLIADLTGNWGVRESDIIVDCLTFTIATGQEESRKDGIATIEAIRELKRRHPEVQTTLGLSNISFGLNPAARMVLNSVFLNECVEAGLDSAIVHAAKILPIARLADEQREVALDLIYDRRREGYDPLQEFLTLFEGVDSKSMQAGKTEALLALPLDERLQRRIIDGERNGLEADLDQALETQPALDIVNHTLLEGMKVVGELFGSGQMQLPFVLQSAEVMKTAVAHLEPHMEKSDAAGKGTIVLATVRGDVHDIGKNLVDIILSNNGYTVVNLGIKQPVSAILEAAVEHKADVIGMSGLLVKSTVIMKENLEELNQRKLAADYPVILGGAALTRAYVEQDLHEIYDGEVRYARDAFEGLRLMDALIAVKRGVPGATLPELKPRRVAKTTTAEVLAPPPDEGSVRSDVAIDNPIPEPPFWGTRVVKGIPLKDYASWLDEDALFKGQWGLKQARGNGPSYAELAETEGRPRLRGWLDELHTANLLEAAVVYGYFPCVSKGDDLILLSETGSERTRFSFPRQPRGRRLCLADFFRPEESGEVDVVGLQIVTVGSRIGQRTAELFAADAYRDYLELHGLSVQLAEALAEYWHARVRAELGYAHEDPAAVEDMFALKYRGARFSLGYGACPDLEDRAKIAALLDPSRIGVELSEEYQLHPEQSTDAIVLHHPEAKYFNTGARR, translated from the coding sequence ATGACGGACCGGGTGCGGGCGCTGCGTGAAGCGCTGGCGAGCCGAGTGGTGGTCGCGGACGGCGCGATGGGCACCATGCTGCAGGAGCAGAACCCCACCATGGCGGACTTCGATCAGCTCGAAGGCTGCAACGAGGTCCTCAACGTGACCCGCCCCGACATCGTGCGGTCGGTGCACGAGGCGTACTTCGCCGTCGGCGTGGACTGCGTGGAGACCAACACCTTCGGCACGAACCTGGCCGCACTGGGCGAATACGAGATCGCCCACCGCATCTTCGAACTGGCCGAGGCCGGGGCGAGGATCGCCAGGCAGGTCGCCGACGAGTTCGCCGCCGACGGCCGCCCGCGCTGGGTGCTCGGCTCGATCGGCCCCGGCACCAAGCTGCCCACGCTCGGGCACGCGGCCTACGCGAACCTGCGCGACGCCTACCGCGACAACGCCGCCGGGCTGATTTCCGGTGGTGCCGACGCACTTCTCGTCGAAACCACCCAGGACCTGTTGCAGACCAAGGCCGCGGTGATCGGCGCCAAGCGCGCGCTCGCCGAGGCCGGGGCCGACCTGCCGCTGATCGTGCAGGTCACCGTGGAGACGACCGGCACGATGCTGCTGGGTTCGGAGATCGGCGCCGCGCTGACCGCGCTCGAACCGCTCGGCATCGACATGATCGGGCTGAACTGCGCCACCGGTCCCGCGGAGATGAGCGAGCACCTGCGTTACCTGGCGCGGCACGCGCGGACCCGCGTCTCCGCGATGCCCAACGCGGGCCTGCCGGTGCTCGGCTCGAACGGCGCGCACTACCCGCTGAGCCCGGCCGAACTCGCCGACGCGCACGAGGCGTTCATCCGCGACTACGGCCTTTCCCTCGTCGGCGGCTGTTGCGGCACCACCCCGGAACACCTGCGGCAGGTGGTCGAACGGGTCCGCGACCTGCGGCCCACGCCCCGCGACCCGCGCCCCGAACCGGGTGCCGCCTCCCTGTACCAGACCGTGCCGTTCCGCCAGGACACCACGTACCTCGCGATCGGTGAGCGCACGAACGCCAACGGCTCCAAGAAGTTCCGCGAGGCCATGCTCGAAGGTCGCTGGGACGACTGCGTCGAACTCGCCCGCGAGCAGATCCGCGAGGGCGCGCACCTGCTCGACCTCTGCGTGGACTACGTGGGCCGCGACGGCGTGGCCGACATGGCCGAGGTGGCAGGCCGGTTCGCCACCAGCTCCACGCTGCCGATCGTGCTCGACTCCACCGAACCGGCCGTTCTCCAGGCGGGGCTGGAAAAGCTCGGCGGGCGCGCGGTGATCAACTCGGTGAACTACGAGGACGGCGACGGCCCGGACTCGCGGTTCGCCAAGATCACCGCGCTCGCGGTGGAGCACGGTGCCGCGCTGATCGCGCTGACCATCGACGAAGAGGGCCAGGCCCGCACCCCCGAGCACAAGGTCGCGGTGGCCGAGCGGCTGATCGCCGACCTCACCGGGAACTGGGGCGTGCGCGAGAGCGACATCATCGTCGACTGCCTCACCTTCACCATCGCCACCGGGCAGGAGGAGTCCAGAAAGGACGGTATCGCCACCATCGAGGCGATCCGCGAGCTGAAGCGGCGCCACCCCGAGGTGCAGACCACGCTCGGCCTGTCCAACATCTCCTTCGGCCTCAACCCGGCCGCGCGCATGGTGCTGAACTCGGTGTTCCTCAACGAATGCGTGGAAGCCGGGCTGGATTCGGCGATCGTGCACGCGGCGAAGATCCTGCCGATCGCGCGGCTGGCCGACGAACAGCGCGAGGTGGCGCTGGACCTGATCTACGACCGCCGCCGCGAAGGCTACGACCCGCTGCAGGAGTTCCTCACCCTGTTCGAGGGCGTCGACAGCAAGTCCATGCAGGCGGGCAAAACCGAGGCACTGCTCGCGTTGCCGCTGGACGAACGGCTGCAGCGCCGGATCATCGACGGGGAGCGCAACGGGCTGGAGGCCGACCTCGACCAGGCGCTGGAGACACAACCGGCGCTGGACATCGTCAACCACACGCTGCTCGAAGGCATGAAGGTGGTCGGTGAGCTGTTCGGTTCCGGGCAGATGCAGCTGCCGTTCGTGCTGCAGTCCGCCGAGGTGATGAAGACCGCGGTGGCGCACCTGGAACCGCACATGGAGAAGTCGGACGCGGCGGGCAAGGGCACCATCGTGCTCGCCACCGTGCGCGGCGACGTGCACGACATCGGCAAGAACCTGGTCGACATCATCCTGTCCAACAACGGCTACACCGTGGTGAACCTGGGCATCAAGCAGCCGGTGTCGGCGATCCTGGAGGCCGCGGTCGAGCACAAGGCCGACGTGATCGGCATGTCCGGGCTGCTGGTGAAGTCCACGGTGATCATGAAGGAGAACCTGGAGGAGCTGAACCAGCGGAAGCTGGCGGCGGACTACCCGGTGATCCTCGGCGGGGCCGCGCTCACCCGCGCCTACGTGGAGCAGGACCTGCACGAGATCTACGACGGCGAGGTCCGGTACGCGCGCGACGCCTTCGAGGGGTTGCGCCTGATGGACGCGCTGATCGCGGTGAAACGCGGGGTCCCGGGCGCCACCCTGCCCGAGCTGAAACCGCGCCGGGTGGCCAAAACCACCACCGCCGAGGTGCTGGCGCCGCCACCGGACGAGGGTTCGGTGCGCTCGGACGTGGCGATCGACAACCCGATCCCGGAGCCGCCGTTCTGGGGCACCCGGGTGGTCAAGGGAATCCCGCTGAAGGACTACGCGTCCTGGCTGGACGAGGACGCGTTGTTCAAGGGGCAGTGGGGGCTCAAGCAGGCACGCGGGAACGGGCCGTCCTACGCCGAGCTGGCCGAGACCGAGGGCAGGCCGCGCCTGCGCGGCTGGCTGGACGAGCTGCACACGGCGAACCTGCTCGAAGCCGCCGTCGTCTACGGCTACTTCCCCTGCGTGTCCAAAGGGGACGATCTGATCCTGCTGTCCGAAACCGGTTCCGAGCGGACCCGGTTCTCCTTCCCCCGCCAGCCGCGCGGGCGGCGGCTGTGCCTGGCCGACTTCTTCCGGCCGGAGGAGTCCGGCGAGGTCGACGTGGTCGGCCTGCAGATCGTCACCGTCGGCTCGCGGATCGGGCAGCGGACGGCCGAGCTGTTCGCCGCCGATGCCTACCGCGACTACCTGGAGCTGCACGGGTTGTCGGTGCAGTTGGCCGAGGCGCTCGCCGAGTACTGGCACGCGCGGGTGCGCGCGGAACTGGGGTACGCGCACGAGGATCCGGCGGCGGTGGAGGACATGTTCGCGCTGAAGTACCGCGGCGCCCGGTTCTCCCTCGGCTACGGCGCCTGCCCGGACCTGGAGGACCGCGCGAAGATCGCCGCGCTGCTCGACCCGTCGCGCATCGGCGTCGAGCTGTCCGAGGAGTACCAGCTGCACCCCGAGCAGTCGACCGACGCGATCGTGCTGCACCACCCGGAGGCGAAGTACTTCAACACGGGAGCCCGGCGATGA